tatgatattatacataaattttttttaaaatacatccaaaaattaaaagtttaagTAAGAATATGTAGATGGTAtgttcataaatttttttttcaattataacacatctaaaaatatgatgttatatataaattattttttaaacacatccaaaattataaattctagcatttaaatataaacactaaaaatacaattaatattttgatatttgatttaataaaatatatctaatatttattattttatcactAGTTAGATTTATTTGCTACTTATTTGAACATTAAcagttttaaaattattaaaatcaataattaatttaaatttttaattacttataaataaaaaaatatatatctaacATGTATTATGAAGTATTAGttgaactttttattatttatttgagcATTAgtatttattcattttaatttttttactgaTGTTATTGTTTGGTGTTTTAGCTAatgtttaaaattagtttatttCGTAAGTTTATTACGCATACAAAATAATACAGTTAtactcaaaatattttaaaaacacatctaaaaatttattaaataaatataattagatggtttaagatttattttaaaattttaaaattaaaattttaaattttgaataatttgagattaaatctatttataatttttaattatatttattttattttttaaaattattataataaaaagttaaatattGTACTATTTTTAAAGATACGTAGTTAAGCCGGTTAATTATCATGGTTAGCGTCATAAACATTTACCGCGACTCAATTAGTGACTTCATCGTGTATCACCACAGTCAACAAATATGGTCTTCTACCCCTCCAGGTGTCGTCCATAGATTGGCTCTTTCTCCTTAGCCACCGATTCTCTATATTCACCACAGATGTCACCATCTTAACATTATCCATAGATCTACAATTTTCAAATCCATCCACTTGCTTTGCTTActtaattaattgatttcatTTTCTTCTTACTAAGTGAACTTACTAGAGAGTCTATGTATATATAGTAATGACTAGCGAACAAAATATGCATAATGAACAAGAAAAATGGGCATAAAAAAGATAGGAATAGCGAGTTTCACAACCATTGTTGTGTTGTTATTCCAGCAAAGTTGGTTAGCATGGGGACAAGTTAAGGGAGGTTACTGGTACTATGACAGTGGGGTGGATGCTTCATCTATTGACTCATCCCTCTACACTCACCTCTACTGTGCTTTCGCCGCCCTTGATGCCAACACCTTCCAAGCCACCTTACCCTCCAATGTCTTCTCTACCTTCACTCAGACCGTCAAGCGCCGGAACCCTAACGTCAACACCTTTCTCTCCGTTGGCGGAGGCCTCGGCGGCAACTTGTCCCTTCACTTCTCCGCCATGGCCAGCCAAAGCAGCACCCGCAAGGCCTTTATAGACTCCACCATCCAGCTAGCCAGATCCAACGGCTTCGGAGGCGTGGATCTCGACTGGGAGTACCCTTCCTCCGACGCCGACAGGAACAACTTAGCTCTCCTCCTCCAAGAATGGCAAGCAGCTAATCAAGAAGATTCTAGAAACACCGGGAGAGCTTCGTTGCTTTTGACAGCTGCCGTTGCTGGATCTAACCAGATATCTTCATTGCAGTATTACCCTATAGCCGCCATTAACGACTACACGGACTGGTTGAACCTTATGGTGTACGATCTGTTCATTCCGGAACACTATCGTTCTTCGACACAGCCACCTGCACCGTTGTACAACCCTGGAGGAGTGTTCAGTGCAGATGAAGGGGTTTCGTCGTGGATTGGACTCGGAATTGCCGCTAATAGGTTGACTTTTGGGTTGCCCTTTTATGGATATGCATGGAATTTGGTGAACCCTAATAATAATGGATTGTTTGCTCCTGCTGCTGGTCCTGCTCAAAGTTCCACCGGGAGCATGACGTATAGGCAGATTAGAGATTTCATAAACAATCAAAGGCCACAacaagtgtatcactcagctTATGTGACTAATTATTGTTATTCTGGGAATACCTGGATTGGTTATGATGATACTCAGAGTGTCTCTGCTAAGATCATATACGCCAAGGGCAGAGGAATGGTTGGATATTTTTCATGGCAGGTTAATGGGGATGACACCTCTTCCACCCTTGCTAGAACCGGTTAGTGTTTTCTCTTTTCTCAATCAATACATACTAATATAAATATCCAAACATTCGttaatttaagataaattttgattgtttttggtttttttttattatcaaatattaaatatatacggtttaattaatatatgttttaatttgaatatatatgCAGCTTATAATACTTGGGATAGCAGCTTACGCGGAGAGCAACAGGGTTCAGCTCAGAGGTTGACAGAAGCTAAATAATTAGTTTGATGAAGCCAATGAAAGAATAATAATGAGTTTGGAAAAGTTtagtaataaataattttattaaattttggtcaatatataattaataaaaaaaataaataatcttaTATTATTGGGTgaaattttatactattataaatattattaatatttatttaataattataaattataaaaattattggcCGAATAAGTATTTGTGTTTGATGTCTTGTGGTCTTGtgggtatttttcttttacatAATCGTAAGCAAgccttttattattattggagGCACATTTTATTCCTTTGACTTAATATTTATTAGAGAAATATTTacgtgatgatatttttgtatgaaaataatattataaatttttagataattagtcaaatatatttaattaaacatattaaattatttaataatatttttatataaaaatattattataaaaatatctacTCATTTATTATTTCGTTTccttaatataataattaaatgaaGTCTCAAGTGTTACCACTCAACCGTAAAAGTAATTttgcaaagaaattaaatctCCTATCAAAAAgcaaattaataaataataatagttaCGATACATATACAAAtaataagtttaattatttttctaataatgtaTGAGGTAGTACATATTCTATTAATAAAAACAATGATGCTCAATATTAATTTATCCAAAACTCTCCATCAATCCTTTAATAATGCAtcaattaattacttaattagtAAGAAAACAACAGAATGAACATATAATATCTTGGTAGAGCCGTTTGAAACGCTAAATCTTGATCTACTCTTATCTAAAGGTCAACGAAGGACGGCCGAATGTAATAAAACTGGTCTAACATTCTTCATTTTCGTAAGGCATATCTCTCGCTACCGAACGCCGTATGTTCAAGATCGTTTTTGTCAACCTCTATCTGAAAATCCTAATCCACCGAGCTAAGCGGAGAGATGCCGGCGATACTGAGAGACTGAGATCTCTGTTCTGGGCACACGCTCACGAAGAGCATTAGCCCGGCGGCTTACTTCAAGGCAATTGAGAAATCGCATCCCACTTTCTCGGCAACGGCAGTTgcagctacaaaggtccaatcATCATTTTTTCAGGCATCTTCGTTGTCGATTGGTAATGTGACGCCGGTAGGAGTGTTCAAAACCGATCCGGATCGAACTAAACCGACCAACCGAACCAAAAAATCAAAAATCGAATAAAtcaaaaaccgaaaaaatcgaaaaaaatacattttactatttttattgCGGTTCGGTTCGGGTTTCGGTTCTGACAATGAAAACTCTAATCGAATCGAACTGAACCggtatattaaaaaaaatcataaaaaccaaaccCCTCTCCCCCGACCCCACCCCCAGACGTGACTAGGGGTGGCAAGTGGGGAAGCCCGCCtcgccccgccccgccccgcctagtGAGGCGGTCTTAGAATCCTAGCCCGCCCCGCCTAACTGCGGGCTGGCGGGCTGGCGGGCTAAGCCCGCCAAagttcctctttttttttttactattaactactaagtaatatataatttcacaactatattaataaatttataatttctaatggcataaaaaaaattatattttttatattcacaaacattaaagtctttgtaattataaatatctaataaatataattataaaccaaattttcattcaaaatataagtataaatattctctccaaagcaaaataaatataatccaaaacataattataaatattgtctccaaaataacataaacataattcaaaacactcaatttttatcttcaCACTCT
Above is a genomic segment from Arachis stenosperma cultivar V10309 chromosome 1, arast.V10309.gnm1.PFL2, whole genome shotgun sequence containing:
- the LOC130969956 gene encoding class V chitinase-like, whose product is MGIKKIGIASFTTIVVLLFQQSWLAWGQVKGGYWYYDSGVDASSIDSSLYTHLYCAFAALDANTFQATLPSNVFSTFTQTVKRRNPNVNTFLSVGGGLGGNLSLHFSAMASQSSTRKAFIDSTIQLARSNGFGGVDLDWEYPSSDADRNNLALLLQEWQAANQEDSRNTGRASLLLTAAVAGSNQISSLQYYPIAAINDYTDWLNLMVYDLFIPEHYRSSTQPPAPLYNPGGVFSADEGVSSWIGLGIAANRLTFGLPFYGYAWNLVNPNNNGLFAPAAGPAQSSTGSMTYRQIRDFINNQRPQQVYHSAYVTNYCYSGNTWIGYDDTQSVSAKIIYAKGRGMVGYFSWQVNGDDTSSTLARTAYNTWDSSLRGEQQGSAQRLTEAK